A portion of the Bifidobacterium lemurum genome contains these proteins:
- a CDS encoding alpha/beta hydrolase — MRLRCVQNIETDHAEGERLFVMFHGFGNDESEMVRILDAIYAGSNRAPSHLSFRATYPRPYMGGNYWYPDGCGVAERRRECSRVGDAVVSMLDSPLYRGMRKTLVGFSQGGYLSYRLTVEHPETFDEAVLLSPSFKGEDSTALDAPRTQYILAYGGLDRTIPAEDQRTAREKLSATHGFVDLNYPDMGHAICDQEIADLREFLNVRPI, encoded by the coding sequence ATGCGACTTCGCTGCGTGCAGAACATCGAGACCGATCATGCCGAAGGCGAGCGCCTGTTCGTCATGTTCCACGGATTCGGCAATGACGAAAGCGAGATGGTCCGCATCCTCGACGCGATCTATGCTGGCTCGAATCGCGCCCCCAGCCACCTGTCATTCCGAGCCACCTATCCCAGACCGTATATGGGCGGCAACTACTGGTATCCGGACGGGTGCGGCGTGGCGGAACGGAGAAGGGAATGCTCGCGCGTGGGCGACGCGGTCGTCTCCATGCTCGACTCTCCTCTGTACCGCGGCATGCGCAAAACCCTCGTCGGATTCTCCCAAGGCGGCTACCTCTCCTATCGTCTTACGGTGGAGCATCCGGAAACGTTCGATGAGGCCGTCCTGCTCAGTCCGTCGTTCAAAGGTGAGGACTCAACGGCGTTGGATGCGCCGCGCACACAATACATACTGGCCTACGGCGGACTCGACCGCACGATACCCGCCGAGGATCAGCGGACGGCACGCGAGAAACTCTCCGCCACCCATGGTTTCGTCGACCTGAACTACCCCGATATGGGCCACGCCATCTGCGACCAGGAGATCGCCGACCTGCGTGAGTTCCTGAACGTCCGGCCAATCTGA